The genomic window TAAAGCTTACCCGATAGTTCCGCACTAATTTGCATGCTGGTATAACTAAATATTTTATTACGAATGAAGCTATATATAGGTTCAGCTAGAGCAATACCTATAATTGCAATCGCTAATACATGCAAACTGTTTAAACTTCGACCTACTAAAACTTTATCTATAATATTTTGAAATAATAAAGGACTAATTAACGCAAATAATTGAACGATAGCCGCTAATAGGAAAATGTTTTTTAATGAATGACGTTGACGAAATATTGATGGAATAAACCACTCAAGACCAAATTTTTTCTTTGGTATAATCTCAAACTGTTCTTTAATTAATAAAATAGTAACGTCAGTTTTATCATTAAAAATATCTTCATTATATTGGGTATGTTCATTGGTTTCCGGCGCTATAAAAATGAGTTTTTCATGGTTATCCCTTGAAAAGATAAACCAACGCTCATGAACATAAATCAGAGCAGGAAGTGGAATATTTGCTAATTCTTGCACTTCTACTGAAATAAGTTCTGTTTCATAACCTAGAACATGGGCAGCTTCCCTTAATTCCCACTGAGTAGGAGAGATTGATTGCATGCCAATAGAATGCATTATCTGATCTTTTGTCACACTCTTTTGATAATGATTGGCTATCCAGACTAATCCATCTAAGCCATAATTATTTTCAGGCGAATTCATCGATTATTTCTCCCTTAACGCAGTAGATGTATATTCTTGAATTGGGCTTAATAGGTAATCGATAACACGGCGTTTTTCGGTTTTAATTTCAGCTGTAATAGAAAGTCCTGGTGTTAATTCAATCTGTTTTCCATCAACGAATAAGCTTTTTTCTTTTAAGCTTATTTGACCTAAGAAAACTAAACCAAGCTGTTCATCTTGTATGCTATCTCGTGAAATAGAAAGAACTTCACCATCAATCGTGCCATAGCGAGTATAAGGAAATGCATCAACTTTTACGGTGACACTTTGCCCTTCACGAATAAAACCGATGTCTTTATTTAAAATTTTAACTTCAGCAAGTTGAACATCATTATTAGGAACAATTGCCATTAATTGCTGTGCGGGTTGTAATACAGCGCCTAGAGTATGTGTTGCTAATTGCTGTACTGTGCCGTCAACAGGAGAACGAATAATTTTTAATTGTTCTCTTTCTTGGTTTTTGAGTAATTCTTGTTCTAAAGAAGCTTGCTTAAATTTAGCTTGCCTGAAATTTTCATACCATTCTTGTAATTTTTGTGTTTTTAATCGATGACATTTTTCTTCTAGTGTTTTTTGTTGGCTATCTAAGATGACCAGTTCAGATAGCTTATTTGTTTTTTCTTGTTTAGCGGTTAACAGTTCGCGTTCTTGCTCCAGATATTCTTTCTGACTAATAACTTGTTTCTGATTTAACGATGTATAGGCATTAAGACGTTTATTAATATTAGCAATAAGTGCATTAATATCATTTAGCTCGCGCTTTTTAGCGGCATAGTTTGTTCTATTAAGCGATATTTCCTGATTAATTTCACTAATAAGAGCATCATATTCATTTTTAATACTTTGATAACTTAAGATGACTTTTTGCTGCTCATCAGGTAATAATTTGGAAAAAGAGTTATCTATAGTTGGTGATTGTTGTTTAATTAGCGCTTGATGAACAAGCTTCTCAATAATTTGAAAGTTAATTTGATAATTAAGATTTAAAATATCTTGATTAATACCTAATACATTGACGCTTAATAACGCATCACCTTGTTTTATTTTTTGTCCATCAGCAACATAAATTTGTTGTAAGCGACTTAGCTCAAAAGCTTGTATTAATTGCGTTCTTCCAGAAACAATCAATCTACCTTGTGTTGTTGCCTGAATATCTAATTTTCCTAAATATGCCCACATAATACTCAGCAGAATACCAACGCTAATCACAATGGCAACAATGACAGCAAGATAAGAAGGCGGTGTTTTTAATAGCGCTAAATGAGACGGTAAAAAATGGTTATATTCTGACTTTGATTTCATGATTAACATCCATGTAATTATTTAAATGATTGTTGGAGAGTCCATAAATGTTGATAAAAACCACCTTGTTCTATTAATTTTTGATGTGTTCCTTGTTCGACAATTTTGCCTTGTTGCATAACAATAATCCGATGGCATTGACGGATAGTAGAAAGGCGATGAGCAATAGTAATGACAGTTCTTCCTTCTGAAATTGTGTGCATATTTTCTTGAATGATAGCTTGTGATTCATCATCTAAGGCACTTGTTGCTTCATCAAAAATAATAATTTTCGGGTCAGATAATAACGTGCGGGCAATAGCAATACGTTGGCGCTGACCTCCAGATAATGAAGATCCTCCTTCAGCTAATATGGTGTCGTAACCCAGAGGTAATTTTAAAATAAAGTCATGTGCTCCAGCCATTTTGGCGGCGTGAATGACATCATCCATAGAAGCATTTGGTCGGGTTTGTGCGATATTATCGAAAACAGTTTGATTAAAAAGAAAGTTTTCTTGTAATACGATACCAATCTGTTGTCTTAATGTGCTGGTGTTTATTGAGGATAAAGGATGACCATCAAGTAAAATCGTTCCTTTTTCCGGGGTATATAACCGAAGTAATAAACGCGCTAATGTACTTTTTCCTGAGCCAGATGTGCCAACAATGCCAATAGTTTCACCGGCATGAATAGATAAATTGAAATCATCAAGAATATAAGGGGTATTTGGTTGATAACGAAAGGCGATATTAGTTAACTGAATATTGCCTTCAAGACGGTTATTTTTACCTTCATCGATTTGTTCTGTCGGGAGATTAATTATTTGCGCTAATTTTTCAATGGCAACTTTTGTCCTAATATAATTTCCCCATAACTTAATGGATTTTACTAATGGCTGGCTTGCATGATTAACCATCATATGAAAAGCAATAAATTGACCAATTGTCATATGCAAAGCGAGTACTTCTGACGCGCCGATCCAGAGAATAATTGCACTGGTTATTTTTTCGATCACCATGACAATATGCTCAGAGCGTGAGCTTATTTGGTTTGCGATAAAATTGGTATGGCTCATATCTGAAGTTTGGTTGTCCCAGCGGCGTGTAAAATTAGGTTCAATAGAAAGGCTTTTAGCTGTTTCTATGCCATTAATACTTTCTGTCAGAAATGAGGTATTTATAGCAATATTTGAAAATTGCTCATTTGCTGAGGATTCAACTTTGGGTGTTATCCACCAAGCAACAAATAGATAGGCAGGGAGTGAGCAAAGGAAAATTAGCACGAGTGTGGGTGATAGCACATTCATGACATAAATAAAAACAAACAGGAATAAAATATCAATTGTCAGGGTAAAGAAGCTACCGGTTAAAAATTCACGTATTGTTTCTAACTCTTTGACTCTGGTGACAATCGCCCCAATTTGGCGGCTTTTAAAAAAAGAAATTGGCAGATGTAAAAGATGATTAACCAGCTTTAATCCTAAGGTTGTGTCAATTCGATTTACCGTATGATGGTAAGTATATTCCCTCAATCCTTTTAAGATCACTTCAATAAATGCCGCAATAATTAATCCAAAGATAAGTACATCAAGTGTTGCCATATTATTGTGAACTAATACTTTATCCATAATAACTTGAATAACAATAGGTGAAACTAAAGCGAGTATTTGTAAAGTGAATGAAAATAATAAAATGCAACCAATGATTGATTTATATTTTAAAAATTCCGCTTTAAACCAACTAATATCAAATCTACTTTGCTGATATTTTACTTGTAACCATTTTCCACTCCAAACTTTATCAAAATCCTCTAAACTCCATAGTTCAGGTGCTGGATTATCTAAAGATTGAATTAATACTTGTTCATGGTTAAAGTTAGCTAATAAATAAGGTTTGTTATTATTATCATAAATGATAGATGGCGAATCTATTTTATTAATTGATTTTTTAGATTGGATTTTGTATCGAAATTTTATATTCAATTTTTCTTTTAGTATTTTTAATGTGTCATTAACACTTTTGTTTTCATTAATTATTTCTTTAAAATCATCGTATTGAGTGTGTCCTAATAATTTAATTATAGTACCAATGAAGTAAAGGGTTGATTGTGATTGTTTATATTCCATTTTATATGTAACTATTCCTTTAATTTATATTTCATATTATTCAGATAATTTTGATTATGGTATGTTTTCAACTGAAAAACGCTCAATAATAATGTGGTTTTACAAAATGAAATGGAGCTGACTAATAAATTAGTAATAGCAGCTTGAAAGGTTAGAACCATAAATAAATATTATTCTCAATAATGAAGCAGTGCAAGTATTTTCAAATTAATAATGCTATGAATAATTTTTATCTATATATTGATTGCTTGTATTCTTTATATAAATATATTTTCAATTACAATCGACAGTTATTTGTTCATAATATAAATATAGATCATATAAACTCAATAAAGCTAAACTTATTGTAAGTTATCTATAAATATAAATTGATGGGTACCTTATAAAGAGGATAGTACAGCGATTACAATTAGATGGATATTGAAGTTATTCTTATAATCACTTTTACAAATAATGTAAAACATGGCTAAAGCAAAGAGAGAGCTAATCTGCTCCCACCTTTGTCTATGATGTAAAAAATAGCGTTATTTTAAAATCCATTAGGCAGTGATAGAAAACGATGAATTGCTCTTAAAACATGTTCAGGCTTTTCGGCATGTACCCAGTGCCCGGTATCTGCAACAACCCAAGCTTTTGTGTTGGGAAATTGGGCTGTAATTTGCTCACGATATTCAGGTAGTACATAAGGTGAGTTACCTCCCGGGATTAAGAGCACGGGTTTATCCCATACTGGAACATTTTTCCAACCAATAATGAGTTCATAGTTATTTTTTATTGCAGGTAAATTAAATTTCCATTCACCTTGGCGGAATGATTTAAGTAAAAATTGAATAACGCCATCTTCATTTATATATTCACGAATGATGCTAGCTGCTTCTTGTCTGCTTTTGACTTGCGCTTTTAAAACAGCTTCAAGAGCCGCAATGATAGCATCATGGCGATGTACATGATAAACAACAGGTGCCATATCAATAGCGACTACTTTTTCAACGAATTCAGGAGCAATTTCAGTGGCTGCCATGGCTATTTTTCCACCCATAGAGTGGCCGATTAAAATGGCATTATGGTAACCAAGCGATTGGGCTAAGGTGATAACATCTTGCGCCATTTGGCGGTATTCCATTGTTTCTGAACGAAATGAGTCGCCATGATTGCGCACATCAATTTGAATGGTATCAAAATACTTTTGCAAGTCTCGACCTAAGACGCCTAAATTGTTGAGATCACCAAATAACCCATGAATAAGAATGACAGGTGTTGTGGAAACAGGTTTTTCAGGTTTATGGATAGTGTAGTTTAATAAGTTCGTCATATTGAATCATCTGTTTTTATGGCATGCAGGAGAAAGTACTATCATGGCATGTACGCAATAAAAATCCAAATATGCTGATGAGTTGGTGGCTAATACCAACACAATATTTAGGAAATTTATTTAGTTTAATATCAGTGAAATGAGATATTTATTTCTCTATATGTTTAATCGACATTTAAAATGATTTAATTCTGAAAAGCCTATAAAAGAATATTATATATTTAAGGCGAAGTATTCATTATTAAATATATTATTTAACATAAAACAAACAATAAACGGTTAACTTACTGAAATATCATTGAACTTAAGATTATGTTTTTATTAAGTTATTGAAATTTTAATTGTTTTGTTTTTTTGAAATCTATCTTATAATCGACAAATAAATGTTAGTTAAAAAAGTACTGGGAAAAGATGAAAACGATAGAAGTTGATGAAGAGCTTTACCGCTATATTGCCAGCCACACACAGCATATCGGTGAAAGTGCATCAGATATTTTGCGACGTATGTTGAATTTTAAAGCCGGACAGCCAGTACAAGCAAAAGAACTTGGCAGTGAACAATCGGGTGAAATACAACTTATAAATAAAATATCAGATGAACCACAAAACCCGGTGCGAGTGGTAAGAGAATTACTACTTTCTGATGCTTATGCAGAAAAAAGCAAAGCAATCGATCGTTTTATGCTAATTCTATCCACGCTTTATAGCTTAGATGCCAATATTTTTGCTAATGCAACAGATTCTATGCATGGTCGTACCCGTATTTATTTTGCGGGTGATGAGCAAACTTTATTAGCGGCAGGTAAACAATCCAAGCCTAAACATATTCCGGGCACCCCTTATTGGGTTATTACTAATACAAACACCAACCGTAAACGCAGCATGGTTGAGGCAATCATGCAGGAAATGAAATTTCCTGCAAATGAGATTGAAAAAGTTTGTAATACTATCTAAAAATTGAAGCATCACTGGTATCCAATAAAGATGTGATACCAGTGCTTTAGGAGATAATAAGTGACAATACATGAAAGAGCTGGGCAGCTTCCTTCTCAGGATGATTTGATCAATGTTGCACAATTAACTGCTCAATATTATCAGTTGCAGCCACAGGCAAGTAATCCAGAGCATGCGGTTAAATTTGGTACTTCAGGGCATCGTGGTAGTGCTGGTCGTAAAAGTTTTAATGAAAATCATATCATTGCTATTGCTCAAGCTATTGCTGATTTACGCAAACAGAATGGGTTAACAGGGCCTTGTTTTGTTGGTAAAGATACTCATGCATTGTCTGAAGCGGCTTTTATCACTGTGATAGAAGTGCTTACAGCTAACCAAGTGAATGTCATTATTCAATCTGATAATGGGTTCACGCCAACGCCTGCAATTTCTCATGCCATTATAAGCTATAACCAAAATCATCAAGATATTGCTGATGGTATTGTTATCACTCCATCGCATAACCCGCCTGAAGATGGTGGTATTAAATATAATCCGGCTAATGGTGGCCCTGCTGATACAGATTTAACTTCTGTAATTGAAAAGCAAGCTAATCAATTGTTGGCTAACAATCTTGCGGGTGTTAAGAAACTGACTTTTGAAGATGCATTAGCCAGTGGTTATGTCAATGAACAAGATCTTGTCATGCCTTATGTTGCTGCGTTAGGTGAAGTCATCGACATGAAGGCAATTCAAAAAGCGGGACTTAAAATTGGTGTCGACCCACTTGGTGGTTCTGGCATTGAATATTGGCGAAAAATTGCCGAATACTATCAACTTGATCTTGAGTTGGTGAATGACCAGCTTGACCAAACATTCCGCTTTATGCCGCTTGACCATGATGGTGTTATCCGGATGGATTGCTCATCTCGTTGGGCAATGGCGGGTCTATTGGGAATGAAAGAAAAATTTGATTTAGCATTTGCTAATGACCCAGATTATGATCGGCATGGCATTGTGACACCAGCAGGTCTAATGAATCCGAATCATTATCTTGCTGTTGCTATTGAGTATTTATTCCAAAATCGCCCTCAATGGGGTAAAGATGTTGCAGTCGGAAAGACATTAGTATCCAGTGCCATGATTGACCGTGTTGTTGCTGATATTGGGCGCGAGCTGATTGAAGTACCAGTCGGTTTTAAATGGTTTGTTGATGGTTTATTTGATGGTTCTTTTGGCTTTGGTGGCGAAGAAAGTGCTGGTGCATCGTTCCTAAAATTTGATGGTACGCCATGGTCAACAGATAAAGACGGTATTATTTTGTGTTTGCTTGCCGCAGAAATTACGGCAGTAACAGGGGAAAACCCACAGCAACGTTATAATAAGTTGGCAGAAAAGTTTGGCGCGCCAATTTATAACCGTATTCAGGCAAAAGCTACCCATGAGCAGAAAGCGAAATTAAGTAAGCTTTCGCCAGAAATGGTTTCTGCTGATATATTGGCTGGGGACAAAATTACTCAACGTTTAACGGCAGCGCCGGGTAATGGTGCATCTATTGGTGGCCTAAAAATCATGACGGATTATGGTTGGTTTGCTGCTCGCCCATCAGGAACTGAAGAAGCTTATAAAATCTATTGTGAAAGTTTCCGTGGCGAAGAGCATTTACGCCAAATTGAAAAAGAAGCTATCGAAATAGTTAGTAAGGTTATTGCCTAGTTTCGAACACAAATTCTCCTTCCGTATGAATTTTAAATAGGGAAGGAGAAAAATATCGTTAAACCTCAATTTTTACACACACCAATAATCGGGATTTTATCCCTTTTTCCTTTTTTATCTCTTTATAATATTGTGCTGGGAATTGTCACCAAACAATTTTAAAAATTCCTATCTTCTTTACTTCCAATTAACTCATATTGTATTTGTATCCGACTAAGCAATAACCATTGCAGCCAGCGGCTTGTGATGATACAACCTTAGATACTGAATCAATTTAATAACATATTGAGATAGGGTGAGGTCAATGAGTCAGGTTTATAATTTCAGTGCAGGTCCAGCTATGCTACCTGTTGAAGTCATGCGTCGTGCAGAACAGGAATTTTGTAATTGGAAAGGCTTGGGTGTTTCTGTCATGGAAGTTAGCCATCGTGGTAAAGATTTCATTGCCGTGGCAGAAGAAGCAGAGCAAAATTTGCGTGATTTATTAAATATTCCTCAAAACTATAAAGTCTTATTTTGCCATGGTGGTGCCCGTGGTCATTTTGCTGCATTACCAATGAACTTATTGGGTGATAAAACAACAGCTGATTACATTGTGGGTGGTTATTGGGCCGAATCTGCTGCAGAAGAAGCTAAAAAATACTGCGAACCGAATATTATTGAGACCAAACGAGTAAAAGATGGTGTTTTGAGTATTCAGCCAATGGATGAATGGGCATTAAGCAAAGATGCAGCATATATTCATTATTGCCCGAATGAAACAATTGACGGCTTAGCTATTCACGAAGAACCCAATTTCCCTAATGATAAAGTGGTCATTGCAGATTATTCATCATCAATTCTTTCTAAACCAATTGATATTAGCCGTTATGGTGTTATCTATGCTGGCGCTCAGAAAAATATTGGACCAGCAGGCTTAACATTAGTCATTATCCGTGAAGACTTATTAGGTAAAGCCTCAAAACAAACACCTTCAGTGCTAGATTATACCGTCCTTGCTAAATATGACTCAATGTTCAATACGCCACCGACATTTGCTTGGTATTTATCAGGAATGGTTTTCAAATGGCTAAAAGAGCAGGGTGGATTGCAAGAGATGGCAAAACGTAACTATGAGAAATCTCAGTTACTTTACAATGCAATCGATAATAGCGAATTTTATATCAACCGAGTTGCCGTTGAAAACCGCTCTTGGATGAACGTGCCATTCCAAATGCAAAATCCTGCATTGGACGAAAAATTCCTTGAAGAAGCTAAAGCACGAGGTTTGCTATCACTAAAAGGTCACCGAGTTTCTGGTGGTATGCGTGCATCTATTTACAATGCAATGCCGTTAGCGGGCGTGCAAGCGTTGGTAGATTTCATGGCAGATTTTGAAAATCGTCACGCGTAAGCTTTATAATATATTGCACTGTATTTATTGATAGTAATTTAAATGCAGTGCTATCCTTTTTCCTTTATTTTATAACGATAATAATCAAACGAGACTGGAGAATTTGCTCTTTATGCAATCCCTGACATTACAACCTATTTCTTCTATTAATGGCACAATTAATTTGCCAGGGTCTAAAAGTGTATCAAATCGCGCTCTTTTACTTGCTGCAATGGCTAATGGTACGACTGAGTTAACAAACTTATTAGATAGTGATGATATTCGCCATATGCTGAATGCATTAAGCTTGTTGGGTGTTAATTATCAACTTTCGGACGATAAAACACGTTGTCGT from Providencia sneebia DSM 19967 includes these protein-coding regions:
- the serC gene encoding 3-phosphoserine/phosphohydroxythreonine transaminase; this encodes MSQVYNFSAGPAMLPVEVMRRAEQEFCNWKGLGVSVMEVSHRGKDFIAVAEEAEQNLRDLLNIPQNYKVLFCHGGARGHFAALPMNLLGDKTTADYIVGGYWAESAAEEAKKYCEPNIIETKRVKDGVLSIQPMDEWALSKDAAYIHYCPNETIDGLAIHEEPNFPNDKVVIADYSSSILSKPIDISRYGVIYAGAQKNIGPAGLTLVIIREDLLGKASKQTPSVLDYTVLAKYDSMFNTPPTFAWYLSGMVFKWLKEQGGLQEMAKRNYEKSQLLYNAIDNSEFYINRVAVENRSWMNVPFQMQNPALDEKFLEEAKARGLLSLKGHRVSGGMRASIYNAMPLAGVQALVDFMADFENRHA
- the seqA gene encoding replication initiation negative regulator SeqA translates to MKTIEVDEELYRYIASHTQHIGESASDILRRMLNFKAGQPVQAKELGSEQSGEIQLINKISDEPQNPVRVVRELLLSDAYAEKSKAIDRFMLILSTLYSLDANIFANATDSMHGRTRIYFAGDEQTLLAAGKQSKPKHIPGTPYWVITNTNTNRKRSMVEAIMQEMKFPANEIEKVCNTI
- a CDS encoding HlyD family type I secretion periplasmic adaptor subunit; the encoded protein is MKSKSEYNHFLPSHLALLKTPPSYLAVIVAIVISVGILLSIMWAYLGKLDIQATTQGRLIVSGRTQLIQAFELSRLQQIYVADGQKIKQGDALLSVNVLGINQDILNLNYQINFQIIEKLVHQALIKQQSPTIDNSFSKLLPDEQQKVILSYQSIKNEYDALISEINQEISLNRTNYAAKKRELNDINALIANINKRLNAYTSLNQKQVISQKEYLEQERELLTAKQEKTNKLSELVILDSQQKTLEEKCHRLKTQKLQEWYENFRQAKFKQASLEQELLKNQEREQLKIIRSPVDGTVQQLATHTLGAVLQPAQQLMAIVPNNDVQLAEVKILNKDIGFIREGQSVTVKVDAFPYTRYGTIDGEVLSISRDSIQDEQLGLVFLGQISLKEKSLFVDGKQIELTPGLSITAEIKTEKRRVIDYLLSPIQEYTSTALREK
- a CDS encoding alpha/beta fold hydrolase; the protein is MTNLLNYTIHKPEKPVSTTPVILIHGLFGDLNNLGVLGRDLQKYFDTIQIDVRNHGDSFRSETMEYRQMAQDVITLAQSLGYHNAILIGHSMGGKIAMAATEIAPEFVEKVVAIDMAPVVYHVHRHDAIIAALEAVLKAQVKSRQEAASIIREYINEDGVIQFLLKSFRQGEWKFNLPAIKNNYELIIGWKNVPVWDKPVLLIPGGNSPYVLPEYREQITAQFPNTKAWVVADTGHWVHAEKPEHVLRAIHRFLSLPNGF
- a CDS encoding peptidase domain-containing ABC transporter, producing the protein MEYKQSQSTLYFIGTIIKLLGHTQYDDFKEIINENKSVNDTLKILKEKLNIKFRYKIQSKKSINKIDSPSIIYDNNNKPYLLANFNHEQVLIQSLDNPAPELWSLEDFDKVWSGKWLQVKYQQSRFDISWFKAEFLKYKSIIGCILLFSFTLQILALVSPIVIQVIMDKVLVHNNMATLDVLIFGLIIAAFIEVILKGLREYTYHHTVNRIDTTLGLKLVNHLLHLPISFFKSRQIGAIVTRVKELETIREFLTGSFFTLTIDILFLFVFIYVMNVLSPTLVLIFLCSLPAYLFVAWWITPKVESSANEQFSNIAINTSFLTESINGIETAKSLSIEPNFTRRWDNQTSDMSHTNFIANQISSRSEHIVMVIEKITSAIILWIGASEVLALHMTIGQFIAFHMMVNHASQPLVKSIKLWGNYIRTKVAIEKLAQIINLPTEQIDEGKNNRLEGNIQLTNIAFRYQPNTPYILDDFNLSIHAGETIGIVGTSGSGKSTLARLLLRLYTPEKGTILLDGHPLSSINTSTLRQQIGIVLQENFLFNQTVFDNIAQTRPNASMDDVIHAAKMAGAHDFILKLPLGYDTILAEGGSSLSGGQRQRIAIARTLLSDPKIIIFDEATSALDDESQAIIQENMHTISEGRTVITIAHRLSTIRQCHRIIVMQQGKIVEQGTHQKLIEQGGFYQHLWTLQQSFK
- the pgm gene encoding phosphoglucomutase (alpha-D-glucose-1,6-bisphosphate-dependent); amino-acid sequence: MTIHERAGQLPSQDDLINVAQLTAQYYQLQPQASNPEHAVKFGTSGHRGSAGRKSFNENHIIAIAQAIADLRKQNGLTGPCFVGKDTHALSEAAFITVIEVLTANQVNVIIQSDNGFTPTPAISHAIISYNQNHQDIADGIVITPSHNPPEDGGIKYNPANGGPADTDLTSVIEKQANQLLANNLAGVKKLTFEDALASGYVNEQDLVMPYVAALGEVIDMKAIQKAGLKIGVDPLGGSGIEYWRKIAEYYQLDLELVNDQLDQTFRFMPLDHDGVIRMDCSSRWAMAGLLGMKEKFDLAFANDPDYDRHGIVTPAGLMNPNHYLAVAIEYLFQNRPQWGKDVAVGKTLVSSAMIDRVVADIGRELIEVPVGFKWFVDGLFDGSFGFGGEESAGASFLKFDGTPWSTDKDGIILCLLAAEITAVTGENPQQRYNKLAEKFGAPIYNRIQAKATHEQKAKLSKLSPEMVSADILAGDKITQRLTAAPGNGASIGGLKIMTDYGWFAARPSGTEEAYKIYCESFRGEEHLRQIEKEAIEIVSKVIA